The sequence ctttgcatctattttgaaaaataaaaagctagtattttgaaaaaaagcaaTGTaggaaaaattagaaggaaaactgggggaaatttttatagtAAATTTCTCTAGATCAaaacctaatttctcaaatatattaaaaactgagccattcctcagttgataaatgagcaaaggatattaacaggcagttttcaaaagaaatcagatctatctataatcatatgaaaagatggtataatcactattgattagaaaaaggcaaattaaaataactgaggagACATCTCACATCCATTCAGATTGGCTAGcatgagaacaaaggaaaatgacaaatgttaagaGGGGCtgtggaaaaatagggacactaatctAGCTGATGGCAATGcaagctgatccaaccattttggtgaatagtttggaactatgtccgaGGGGTaataaaaatgtacataataccttttgatccaataaTACCAGTAttggtctgtattccaaagaaatcaaaggaaaagggcCTGTATGTTCAAAAATACTTATAACAGTTCCTTTTATGAttgtgaagaattggaaattagggGGATGTCCATTAACTGAGGATGGGCTGAAcgagttctggtatatgaatagGATGGAATATCCTCGTGCTATAAGATATGATGAGGGCAATGGTTTCACAAAACCCTAGGAAAACTTTGGTAACAGCATGGTAACATATGGTAACAGCATTATTGTattgtgatcaactatgaaagattttagTTACTCTGATCAGTATAATGTTACTCTGACCCAAGAgtattccaaagaactcatgataaaaaatgctgtctaattccagagagagaactggagaACTCTGAGTACAGACTGAAacataaagttgtttttttttcttgtcatcccCCTCCACCCCAACATGgctaattttgaaataaatatgttttgcatgatttcatatttataattgctatatttcttgtcttctcagtgtTTAGAAGGGGgctgaaaagagggagaaaatttgggactcaatattttttaaaaatgtttaaaaaatttctttttaaagaattgctggtttgttttttcttttagccATCGGTTTCAATGTTGAGACAGTGACATACAAAAACCTTAAATTTCAAGTCTGGGATTTAGGAGGACAGACAAGTATCAGGTAACAAACAAATTTGTTGTATGGTACTAAGACAATTGTTTagcttattaaatttaataattttgcaaaccataaagcttATTTCAAATCATGAGAGCTTTTACTTTTGCATTTTCGGCAGGCCATACTGGCGATGTTATTATTCAAACACAGATGCAGTCATTTATGTCGTAGACAGCTGTGATCGAGACCGAATTGGAGTTTCCAAATCAGAGTTAGTTGCCATGTTGGAGGTAAGAAAACCGTCATCCATCTGTGAAAAATGTTTCCTTGTGTTGGGTTACTTTGGGAAGGTGTGGtaggattctctctctcttttttttctaaagaaataggaaaaagttatttttctataaaattgttTATACTTTTAGAATCTTAGCataggaaagaatttgaaaagtcCTTGGTTCATCTTCCTCGTTCCACAGACCATACAATAAATTCCCTGAGACAAGCAGCGGCTTAAAGGCCAGTtataaatgtcagagctgggagacaGGGAAAGGGCAGGTTCACTTGCCAATTGGCAGCACAACCAGCAGAAAACCCAGACCATTCTCCTGGGGCCCAAGTAGCAGGCACTCAATACACTgccctgtgtgatcctgagcttTTCCTGTGGGTCTGATATCCCCTCCAAAagtatttctaaaagaaaagctAAACTTTTAAAGGGCATGCCTTCATCTAAGCATCATGTAATAGCTTTACAGTTTTATTGGTTTAAcggtttaaatttaaatttaaagagggAACTTTCTAGAGAACAGGATCAGCCACTGGGAGGTACTTAAGGTTTATGGTCTAGACCATCTTATGTAGGAAGGAACAAGTTTTCCAAACAAAAAGACATTTCCAAGAATAGAGTTGGCTTATATAATATTGTCAGACCATTGTTGGCTGCTTCCTGGGTGGAAATTACAGATTTTATGGCTTACGTCACATTTAATTTCTAAAAGAATTTTTTCAGTTGAAAAGTATtcttccaccaccaccacccccccccccaaaaaaaaagaaaaacaaaacttttcagttttttatgAGGTAGCTTCACATttataagaacttttaaaattaaattctgttAGAGGTACAAGGAATTACTCAGTTTCACCCTTTGAATTAGGTATTTAtgagatttaaataaatttatttcccaCAATCTTATTACACAAAAACTTTTGAATAAGGGATATTTGTGGTAATGGAATTTGACTTGTAGAATCTAGACTAGAAGGGGAGATGTTTTAACCTCAAACTTTCCTTACATTAAcagaaacaagcatttttttaagAAGAGAGATAAGATTTATCATTCGGGATTACATTTGTGAAACAAAGACAAATTGTATTTATTCCTTATCTGTAGGAAGAAGAGCTAAGGAAAGCGATTTTAGTGGTGTTTGCAAACAAACAAGACATGGAACAGGCCATGACCCCCACAGAGATGGCAAATTCACTTGGACTTCCTGCCTTGAAGGATCGAAAATGGCAGATTTTCAAAACATCAGCAACTAAAGGCACTGGCCTTGATGAGGCAATGGAATGGCAAGTGTCTCTTCTGCAGAATCTTTACTATTGCGATGATAGCAATAGTGATGTGCTCCTCGTTTCTTGTTTGGTCCCAAGCTCTGATTggaagtctgtatcccaagagatGATGGCTTCTAATCGATCATGGAATAGGACCAAGCCACATAGACCAAACCCCAAAGTAACCTGCAAGACTGTGGGATTGTAGAGCTGGGAAGGGGGAGCCAAGCCACCCCTTGTTTTTTAGGCAAGGATGCTGACTTTTGCACTCCCTGACTGCTATGTCTGTGTGTTAGCCCACGAGAACTCTTGTGGCCATAATTATACTGAAGGGGCTGAGAGATTTTAAATGTGCCCTCCTAAGAGCTTGGTTTGCAGGGGTATGTCTACTACTCTGGGGAGCACATTTGAAGTTTATTCTACTAAAATACGTGTTTTTTTCTTACAGGTTGGTAGAAACGTTGAAGAGCCGGCAGTAGTCTGACACAGGGAAGGTGCATCGGGCTTCCCTTCAAAAGTCAAAAAGAGCCACACACTACCACCAAATGTTAATAGTTTCTGGCATATACTGGACTGACTGAAACACG comes from Sarcophilus harrisii chromosome 5, mSarHar1.11, whole genome shotgun sequence and encodes:
- the ARL1 gene encoding ADP-ribosylation factor-like protein 1, translating into MGGFFSTIFSSLFGTREMRILILGLDGAGKTTILYRLQVGEVVTTIPTIGFNVETVTYKNLKFQVWDLGGQTSIRPYWRCYYSNTDAVIYVVDSCDRDRIGVSKSELVAMLEEEELRKAILVVFANKQDMEQAMTPTEMANSLGLPALKDRKWQIFKTSATKGTGLDEAMEWLVETLKSRQ